The genomic stretch TGCGTGCAGGCTTCCTGTCCGACCACTCCTGAACCTCCACGTTGTCCCCGGGGCCTCCGATGAAATACTGGTCCTCAAAGGTGGAGTTGTCAGGGATGTCAAAGGGATCCCAGGCCTCCGTCAGAGCGACCTTTGCGCAGTCCTTGGTCTTCTGGTCGATCTGGAACATCACCATACTCTGGTACAAGTAGATGTACtcaaaaaacctgcagcaggatggaagcaaacagcacaacacaacctTTTATGTTGAAAGATGATATTTGACCTATTATAAACCGCCCCCAAATAATGCCAAGCTATTTGTGTTTCCTTTAAAAACTTCATGCTCTGACTACAGTTTGAAAGTGAACATTGAGTTATCACAGCTCTTCAGTACAAGCAGTGAACAGCTCTGATTTCACTGTCATGGACAAACACAAGACTTCAGTGAAACTAAGGGGCAGCAAACTCAACAAACCAGAGTTGATTAACGGGGCTTGTTCACCAGCCAGCAAATATTTCTCAACTGCAGCCTTCAGTCCTGGCAGAGAGTCTGTGTCACTTTATTCTTGCaacactgctgcagcagatAAAACTCCTCAGTGTGCACGTCTGCAAAAGGgttgtttttaaagctgcttGAACTGGGAAAAATACCTGTTTGTACCAGAGACTGATTGTCACAGACACTGCAGCAAATAAAACCCTACAGTTAATCTTATTAAAACCTGGCTCCAACGCTGCAGCTGATGTTGACGTTAGAATAGATCTTAATAAAATTATCTAAAATATTTCTTCAGAAAGTGAGTCGTCCTACAGTCAATTCAGTCACAACCTGGCAACTtaaaaatagtttgacatttttactgATGTATAAAACTTTACTGATAAATGTATTCAACGTTATTTTACTGGAAAGTTGCACCtttattactactattacttGTATTTTTCACTTCAATGTGAAAATGAGTATTTATTGGTGCTAATAGCAACATTTATAACAGGATTATTACTTATTAAATGGTTTATTAGCATTAATAATGTGCAGCTTCATTGTTGTTGTGAtctatgttttattataaaggACAGTTATTGATGTTACTGCTTCAGGTTCAGTTCTGCATCACATCACAGTTCAACATTAAATGCACCTACTTCTGACACGGGGTGTGTTTcttgtgctgctgcaggactcGGACCCTCTGGTTCAGGCCATCGTAGGACACGGCGGCTCGGTGGTTCCTCCCGGTCCTGTGGTCGTACAGGACCCAGcgtccctcccactgcagcgGGGCGACGCAGGGCCCGGCCGCCGCGGACCCCTCCAGCCTCGGGAGGCCAAGAAGAGACGCCCCGACGGCGGCCACGAGCGTAAACAACAGTCGGTGCATGGCGTCTGGAAAAACCGGAGTCCGGTTAACGGGTCCCGTTGTTGCCGTTGCTGCACCTGCTGCAGACAAGCTGGGGACGATCAGCTGGAAGAGACTCCCCGGATGtggctttcaaaataaaagcattggttagacagaaaacagcaaaatgccACATTTGGgtcactttaaaaataattaaatgtgaAGGTATAATATGGTAAAATACTTTAGCTTTTTTAAATCATTCGAAGACGTCATTGTTTTTTCACACCAAATAATTTGCGAGATAATTTACTTTTGAAATtctaaacaaacattttaagtaGTAAGAACAAAAACCTAATATTTCTATTGCAAATTGTAAAtaattgtaaattgtaaaatatatatatattaaaaaaaaaaaaaaaaagtaatttgctTCATAATAATTTTTGGCTGTGACCCTTCTCTTCGCCACTAGAGGGCAGACGTGACGTCACGCCGGTCCCTTTCTTCTAGCGTAACGGTGTGGCGCGGCTTGATGACGTCGTGTGACTAGCAAACATGGCGAAGAAACAACGTGGGGAAACAAGTTCAGCTTCAAACGCAACAGACAGCGAGAAACTGGCGGGTAGTTTAAGTTTAATGCTGGAGTCCAGTGACGACGAGGCGCCCGAAGAGGTGACCTTTGAAGACTCCAAGACTCAGGCTTTACGGAACATGAAACGGGCGCTGGACACAGTCAAGAGGTAGCTAACACCGCTAGCTTCATTCCGAAATACGTGTATTTATGAGTTTTTCAGTTAGTGAGAAGTAGAAACACATTATAATCAGCTATGTATGTACATTATCTGGTTTGTTATGGGTCACTTCTGACATCGGCGCACACATTTGACCAGCAAGCAGCTCCTTATTTAACAAAACGCGAGGGTGTGTCCACCAAATCGGTGTCGTCTCAATTAACGTGACCCCAGGACAACATCTGTGTgccagctgttttcagtgaggCCAACCAGCTGTGTCATGTTtgcagagagaagcagctgctgaaagagaagaggaggaagagacaggagcTGTTCCAGGAACAGAAGGTTTGTGGCTGTtgtggtaaaacatgtgcaccAGTGAAATGATCATAAGCCTTCACTCACTGTAACGATCaactgtgtatttgtgctgAGTAGATCAATATGTAATTTGTGTTGGAATGAATCTTCCACAGTTAAAGCTCTGACGGTCTCTCTTCTTTCTGCCATTgtccacagaaaagaaaactcTTACCAGCCGACGTGTTGGAGGAAATCGACTCGGTTCCTTCAGAGTAAGTTCACTGGCCatgactcactgtgcagctgtttgaaTCTGCTCCATCGCTGCTCAGTCAATGTTTGTATCTGCTTCATTTTCCAGGAAGCAGAAACCGTCTGAAGCCGAAGGTAAAAGCTTCTCGTCCTTCTGTCGCATCAGAACATGTTGAATGTTTTGTGTGGAGCACATCATTGTAACGTACGTTCTTTCCCCATTTAACCTGCTCCCCTcagctgaagaggaggaggaggaggagagaagggagaagcaaaagaagaggagcagaaaaCTGCCACGTGCCCGGAAGTACGTAAACCTGATCTCTTCATTTGATCGTCATTAATCACTTTACACTGAAGTTTAATAGAACGATCACACCTGAGTCCCCTCGCTGTTTTTCCTGAGGATTTAACTGCATCTCACTGAGCTGAGGAAGCCTGAGATGCTCAGAAGAGCAGAAGTAGTTAGAGCATCATGGACTGTCTCCAGATTTAGGCAcctaaatgttttggttttgagtGAAACTGGTCTCGTTCCTGTGTCAGTCTGAAGGGAAACTACACGGTGACGACCCTGAAGGATCGAGCGTCTGTGTCCTaccagcagcaggcagccatGGATTTCATCCAGTCCAGACTGTACGGACCCGGAAGCTGCAGGAGCACAAGTAAGAAGCAGCGTTGACTCAGATATGACGTGATGGTGGAGtctttggtgtgtttttaaaaaccctTAGTCACTAAGTAATGTACCGTTTCCTCCTGTTTGATTAAAAAGATGCGAGCTACACTCTGTGGTAGTAGTCTGCAAAGACGATGATCTGTCTCAATTTGAGCTTTGCTACAGCAACGTCCCGTCTCTTCCCCCTGAGGCGTCCGCTCTCCTGGGATTCCTGATGTGGGGAAGGCGGCAACATTCACAGCTTCTTACTCTCAACCTTTTCCTCCAGCTGAACATGTTTTACACTCTGCTCCTCTGCTTTCAGGTAACGAGCTGCTCTCCCTGCAGAGCaagaaggggaagaaaaaaagtgcAGCAGTGCAGTTTGTCAAGAAAGGCTGGGGTAAGTCCGGCAGAACCAGCTACGGatgttttaagattttattgacGCCTTCCGGTAGCTACCGGCCAACCACCAGTTTTGAATCCTACTGACTCCAGAGTGAAATATCTCCTCAGCTTTGATTGGCTGGAATGAAGTTTGTGGCAGATCTTTCAGGAGTAATTTCTAACAGCTCCAGTGATCCCATGGCTTTTCTTGTAGCTACGTTATGATTCCTCCTGTGAAATACCCCATTTACTTGACGGGTTGGTTTTAAATTTGGTTCAGACATTTGTGTCAGGATGAACCATTAGCACCAACATCAGTTTAAGTTTTCAGTCTGTCCAGCATTTCGGTTTTGTGCTATTGGGGAAACATTAGCACCTTTACAGCGATAACAGCTTTGTCACTCGCTCTAATCACCTCTGTCTGATCGTCCAGCCTCCAAGGAAAAAGCCAAAGCAGAGAAGCTGAAGAAGAGGTGGATCCACAAGCAGCAGATTCCGTCCTGCTGACCGGACGTCTCAACAGACCTTGTCCAGAACCAGCGGTTCTGCCTCATTAAAAAATGGGAGGCtcatctttttccaaaaaccaggcccagactctgagaacggccgtcGCTTCTCACAGTTTCTGAAGGAAGAAAGAGTCTACTGGTCTCTGCTCTGACTTCACTGCTCaaccagcttctctctgctcacaacaatgactggagctggttttaatagtttttggacaacagtggAGGTTTACAGCACAGACCAATAcactaaaccaggttctggattcacacacattacgatgacgacaccacattcattggtaccgtcagtctctggatgggatttggactcagtAACTGGTCTTGTcctcaaacacactgacagttgGCTCAGTTTTCCTCTATGTAACATCCATAAATGCAGTTCTGATAATctcacattaaaacatttaaaaggttTTAGGATAAGGTGAACCTGGACATTTCCTGACATGTCAACACTTAAATCTCTTCCCTAAAGAGCAGAACATGTGCAGATGGATTATTTGGGTTCTAAAGCCTGATCTGTGTTTGGACATTTTTCCATTCACAAAAATATGTGGACTCATGATCTCAATATTAAAAGATTAATGGTGCAGGAATTTCTGAGCCTCAGACCCATCAGGTCTTTAAGTTTTCTCAGCATCAGTGCATCCAGTCgagcacagcagaaataaactGTTAATTCAAAGTTCTTCTTGTTCCCCAGTGTAAACAGATGTCAGCTGAGACCGGGGCCATGGTGGACCTCGTTTATTCAGACTGACATTGTTCCCATAATTCCTGCACCGTTAGTCTGTTGTACATTCTCttgtaattgttttcttttatcattACTACAAAAGACAGAGTCTGTAGATAATAAGCTGATATTCAGAAGTGAATTGTAGAGATCTGAGATTGAAATCACCTGTTTTCTGTAGAACCGTTGCATTATTCAACACTCTTGTCTATTTTATCTTCAAATACTTTTAAAATCCAGAATAAAAACTCGATTGTCCAGATTCTTGAAGGACACAAGTGCCTCATTCACTGTTTCAGCATCACAACAGTCAAAAACTGACATTACTTTTTTCCTCCTGTGACAATTAAATGTTT from Mastacembelus armatus chromosome 17, fMasArm1.2, whole genome shotgun sequence encodes the following:
- the epdr1 gene encoding mammalian ependymin-related protein 1, encoding MHRLLFTLVAAVGASLLGLPRLEGSAAAGPCVAPLQWEGRWVLYDHRTGRNHRAAVSYDGLNQRVRVLQQHKKHTPCQKFFEYIYLYQSMVMFQIDQKTKDCAKVALTEAWDPFDIPDNSTFEDQYFIGGPGDNVEVQEWSDRKPARKHETWVGVYTLKDCYPVQETYTRNSSVTTSTRFFNLQLGISDPNVFTPPSTCQSARPERMPESC
- the nol7 gene encoding nucleolar protein 7; this translates as MAKKQRGETSSASNATDSEKLAGSLSLMLESSDDEAPEEVTFEDSKTQALRNMKRALDTVKREKQLLKEKRRKRQELFQEQKKRKLLPADVLEEIDSVPSEKQKPSEAEAEEEEEEERREKQKKRSRKLPRARNLKGNYTVTTLKDRASVSYQQQAAMDFIQSRLYGPGSCRSTSNELLSLQSKKGKKKSAAVQFVKKGWASKEKAKAEKLKKRWIHKQQIPSC